The following proteins are encoded in a genomic region of Plasmodium chabaudi chabaudi strain AS genome assembly, chromosome: 1:
- a CDS encoding fam-a protein, whose product MNKGYIKIALAILAVAGYMQNIAFANEAVEATTSSNQEAKEQKLRAKHTKEPKETEETKKAKKAKELAEVTDLMAESLIFAKKHAQLTDDYNFYGEDEGAVIHFKPVKYTEIGRIAFTIPNADSYGDIVKMLWDPNFEKKINDSFIKGMISRKYNENLAIIQQHYHGPVWTTYYNAIANKVELSEDETVILLVSSDVNDHNPAKITEGMNYVNPIITRANSFMYDVDSDESVIIGRLHKMYLNLVAIFIKKEADGVKITQLASVQHPYIPNTPEPVETLRDMTATLLLNTTKIGDIIKQE is encoded by the exons atgaataaaggATATATTAAGATTGCTTTGGCAATTTTAGCCGTTGCAGgatatatgcaaaatataGCATTTGCAAACGAAGCTGTTGAAGCCACTACTTc TTCAAATCAAGAAGCTAAAGAACAAAAATTAAGAGCTAAACATACTAAAGAACCCAAAGAAACTGAAGAAACCAAAAAAGCTAAAAAAGCTAAAGAATTAGCAGAAGTAACAGATCTTATGGCCGAATCTCTAATATTTGCAAAAAAACATGCCCAACTTACAGATGATTACAATTTCTATGGTGAAGATGAAGGAGCAGTTATACATTTTAAGCCAGTCAAATATACTGAAATTGGAAGAATTGCATTTACAATCCCCAACGCCGATAGT TATGGTGATATAGTAAAGATGTTATGGGATCCCAATTTTGAAAAGAAAATCAATGATTCATTCATTAAag GAATGATTTCTCGAAAATACAATGAAAATTTAGCGATTATACAACAGCATTACCATGGTCCTGTATGGACTACATACTATAATGCAATAGCCAACAAAGTTGAA cTATCAGAAGACGAAACTGTAATACTCTTGGTTTCATCAGATGTGAATGATCATAATCCAGCAAAGATTACCGAGGGCATGAATTACGTAAATCCTATCATAACTCGTGCAAACTCATTCATGTATGATGTTGATTCGGACGAAAGCGTTATAATAGGACGTTTACACAAAATGTATCTTAACTTAGTGgcaattttcattaaaaaggAAGCCGATGGTGTTAAAATTACCCAGCTCGCCTCT GTTCAACATCCTTATATTCCCAATACCCCTGAACCAGTAGAAACTCTTAGAGATATGACAGCCACACTATTGTTAAATACTACCAAAATAGGAGATATTATTAAACAGGAATAA
- a CDS encoding CIR protein has product MSENMCKYFKLVWDDFPDTVRDGKYQFNDHNIYSTYCDNNTDKCQTDIDKINAGYLSFFKTLFGDSESIKNHEKNNMNISQYIIIWLSYMLNQINDKTIKNLNDFYDQYVNKRDDYKTSINDVSEYNNYKQIIDKRKDFFNMDMKIISKFYNTLKLLCNMYNEINDEVTNCTKYYGTAIKITDEYQNLLNDNDIGADGSSYRQMLSTLSTDYDNFKKYCDEKCTGCSSIPLLPTTKTTHFPAHISEDAPSSSSITSKLIPVLLAFTIPVFLGIAYKYSLFGFDKRLQKHDLRKRLKK; this is encoded by the exons ATGAGTGAAAATATg tgtaaatatttcaagCTTGTATGGGATGATTTCCCCGATACAGTGAGGGATGGAAAATATCAATTTAATgatcataatatatatagtaccTATTGTGATAATAATACTGATAAATGTCAGACTGatattgataaaattaatgcAGGATATTtatccttttttaaaacattatttGGGGATTCTGAATCGATTAAGAaccatgaaaaaaataatatgaatatttccCAGTACATTATCATATGGTTAAGTTATATGTTAAaccaaataaatgataaaactATCAAAAATCTAAATGATTTTTATGATcaatatgtaaataaacgTGATGACTATAAAACGTCGATAAATGACGTTAGCgagtataataattataagcaAATCATagataaaagaaaagatttttttaatatggatatgaaaattatatctaaattttacaatacacttaaattattatgtaacATGTACAATGAAATTAATGATGAAGTCACAAATTGCACGAAATATTACGGAACTGCTATAAAAATTACTGATGAATATCAAAACCTTCTTAATGATAATGATATTGGCGCTGATGGAAGTTCATATAGACAAATGTTATCTACTTTATCAACTgattatgataattttaaaaaatattgtgaTGAAAAATGCACTGGTTGTAGCAGCATTCCACTTCTTCCAACGACAAAGACAACACATTTTCCTGCACATATTTCTGAAGATGCACCATCAAGTTCGTCGATAACAAGCAAATTAATTCCAGTTTTATTGGCATTTACAATACCAGTTTTCTTGGGAATTGCTTATAAG tattcattatttggatTTGATAAACGGCTTCAAAAACATGATTTAAGAAAAagactaaaaaaataa
- a CDS encoding CIR protein, whose product MSKEVCSIINTIDDKVSVNANGLIAMVDFNEIHSKYCDSEEGGFCYSYEAIVSSVFTKILKHFESCNDDDNLENAKLAQYAILWLCHKLNKNSQNVVSNLKDIYDVYIKDYEKDIEKISGADAYNSCKDIINKKIYSMRIDIKEMSKLYEALKTLCKLYTECNGKKQNCTKCLQHAEEFVKSFGTLNNDYNHKKGSFYSQILSTLSKDYNKLKEECDNGQSKKFPSLPPIKPTKSYTHTYGETDIQFSEVETSSSSIASKLIPGLLVFTIPIFLGIAYKYSLFGFGKRSQKQYLRKMLKK is encoded by the exons ATGTCTAAGGAAGtg TGTTCAATAATTAATACGATCGACGATAAAGTTTCTGTGAATGCGAATGGCTTAATAGCAATGGTTGATTTTAATGAAATACATAGCAAGTATTGTGATTCCGAGGAAGGGGGGTTTTGTTACTCTTATGAAGCAATAGTTAGCTCtgtttttacaaaaattcTAAAACATTTTGAGAGTTGTAATGACGATGATAATTTGGAAAATGCTAAACTTGCTCAATACGCTATTTTATGGTTATGCCACAaactaaataaaaactCACAAAATGTAGTTAGTAATCTAAAAGATATTTatgatgtatatataaaggatTATGAGAAGGATATTGAGAAAATATCTGGTGCTGATGCTTATAATAGTTGTaaagatattataaataaaaaaatatattcgaTGCGTATTGATATTAAAGAAATGTCTAAACTTTATGAAGCATTAAAAACCTtatgtaaattatatactgAATGtaatggaaaaaaacaaaattgcACGAAATGTTTACAACATGCTGAAGAATTTGTTAAAAGCTTTGGAACACTTAATAACGATtataatcataaaaaaGGGAGCTTTTATAGTCAAATATTGTCTACATTATCAAAggattataataaattaaaagaagaaTGTGATAATGGTCAATCTAAAAAATTTCCATCCCTTCCACCGATAAAACCAACAAAAAGTTATACACATACTTATGGAGAAACAGATATACAATTTTCTGAAGTTGAAACATCAAGTTCCTCGATAGCAAGCAAATTAATTCCAGGCTTATTGGTATTTACAATACCAATTTTCTTGGGAATTGCTTATaag tattcattatttggatTTGGTAAACGATCtcaaaaacaatatttaagaaaaatgctaaaaaaataa
- a CDS encoding CIR protein, with protein MAGKACKLLRDVDAYFNNGIVDENKFNSSGSFIYKCPYENRKPRGCKNNNERINALGGDLYDKLARIANDFKGEGDNGNRHIEIFMMWLSDKLYKLEKNKGVTLEESYKNYLDAHTGNFKYWNIVDSKRVYKKANVWYMSELYGLLKYICDLVNEYNKKPNKEKIEGISRKCQQKFTSIYKDIKDCYSYFHLLKFLKNIYDGIRNDAIKKDTNTKTAIRKAAARKAAIISDQIKKLKIKPPVTSSSQLLGYILNTPTISLIDLTPSNWDKRFSDDSDKIVDFHTQACINLYSEFVQKVKKDTPKNILEGQPQLGSNQSEKEGNQNPSNKQPETLPQPPIPAPQIQPQPPSQNDTSSKKSQKGTPGDGSSDSPSSTSEGSFNFESSFFEFLLNGMEIYNKASKFIEDNHQKFKDARDKISDTYNNTMINLKNVYDKSSGYFNDIISNIIDQLNQVDHSPKPGNSGNSMPQNIDKSQKGGDPPQLPSKGSPVKDPPPNPKLDPSLSKHLSPQSQSTTLQNPQTSPSNQKIFGQFPKSLSSGCNLKKKWNILLTTWNGSVECKPEVNFMNVTLACCTSDHCSLTGVSVTVVLIPIFLLVAYKFLSREWTKKSEKKSMKRVINLADGNRKTQIIIKSYDRNKDLKPVINSVSRKKYPLLNIYKLMQADPVPFINLFFLLIFFVYKENMIL; from the exons ATGGCTGGTAAAGCa TGTAAACTACTTCGCGATGTTgatgcatattttaataatggaATTGTCGATGAGAACAAATTTAATAGTTCCGGttcattcatatataaatgccCTTATGAAAATAGAAAGCCTCGCGgttgtaaaaataacaatgaaAGAATTAACGCTTTGGGAGGAGATTTATATGACAAATTGGCTAGAATTGCTAATGACTTTAAAGGAGAAGGAGATAATGGTAACCGGCATATTGAAATTTTCATGATGTGGCTAAGcgataaattatataagttagaaaaaaacaaaggcGTAACACTAGAAGAatcttataaaaattatttagatGCCCATACAGGGAATTTTAAATACTGGAACATTGTAGATAGTAAAAGGGTTTATAAGAAAGCTAACGTTTGGTATATGAGTGAATTGTATGGCTtacttaaatatatatgtgattTAGTTAATGAATACAACAAAAAACCGAACAAAGAGAAAATCGAAGGGATTTCCAGAAAATGCCAACAGAAATTTACAAGTATTTATAAAGATATTAAAGATtgttattcatattttcatttattaaagttcttaaaaaatatatatgatggTATTAGAAATGAtgctattaaaaaagacaCTAATACAAAAACCGCTATTAGAAAAGCCGCTGCTAGAAAAGCCGCTATTATAAGTGATCAGATTAAAAAACTTAAGATTAAACCCCCAGTAACAAGCTCAAGCCAACTATTAGGATATATATTGAATACTCCAACTATTTCTCTTATAGATCTGACACCATCAAATTGGGATAAAAGGTTTTCAGATGATTCTGATAAAATAGTTGATTTCCATACTCAAGCatgtattaatttatattctgAATTTGTGCAAAAGGTGAAAAAAGATACACCAAAAAACATACTGGAAGGACAACCCCAATTAGGAAGTAATCAATCCGAAAAAGAAGGAAATCAAAATCCTTCAAATAAACAACCAGAAACATTACCACAGCCACCAATACCAGCACCGCAAATACAACCACAACCACCTTCTCAAAATGATACTTCATCCAAAAAATCTCAAAAAGGAACTCCTGGTGATGGATCGAGCGATTCTCCATCAAGCACATCAGAAGgatcttttaattttgagTCGTCATTTTTTGAGTTCCTATTAAATGGAATggaaatttataataaagcTTCCAAATTTATTGAAGACAATCATCAAAAGTTTAAAGATGCTAGAGATAAAATCAGtgatacatataataacactatgattaatttaaaaaacgtTTACGATAAGTCTAGTGGTTATTTTAATGACATTATTAGTAATATAATTGACCAACTTAATCAAGTTGATCATTCTCCTAAACCAGGCAACTCAGGGAATAGCATGCCACaaaatattgataaatCACAAAAAGGTGGCGATCCACCACAGCTTCCATCAAAAGGCTCACCAGTAAAAGATCCACCACCAAATCCAAAACTAGATCCATCACTATCAAAACACCTATCTCCCCAATCACAATCTACCACACTGCAAAATCCACAAACCAGTCCATctaatcaaaaaatatttggtCAATTTCCAAAATCACTATCTTCTGGCTgcaatttgaaaaaaaaatggaatataCTTCTAACTACATGGAATGGATCAGTGGAATGTAAACCTGAagtaaattttatgaatgtCACATTAGCGTGTTGCACATCTGATCATTGTAGTTTAACTGGAGTTTCAGTTACAGTTGTTTTAATacccatttttttattagttgcatataag tTTTTGTCACGTGAATGGACAAAAAAAtcggaaaaaaaaagcatgAAAAGAGTTATAAACTTAGCTGATGGAAACAGAAAGacacaaataattataaaatcataTGATAGGAACAAAGACCTAAAACCAGTTATAAATTCAGTTagcagaaaaaaatatccattattaaatatatacaaacttATGCAGGCAGATCCGGtaccatttattaatttattttttttgttgattttttttgtttataaagaaaatatgattttatga
- a CDS encoding fam-a protein, whose product MNKGYIKIALALLSVAGYMQNIAFAIEHAAATTSSNEKFEQLSLRVKQAKEAQQAKEAQQAKEAEEAKEAAYVMDEALNIAKKHAEDLDGYELYYEKNRGTRLYFKKVNNTDVGRLDLIIPKPNSYDAVVDILWDPNGEKKFDASFIEGLTSKIYGLDFIIRQNRYKSAIQSWKTYYHALAKKVELSEDQTAIVFVSSNMNDHDGGNNSEYVNPIVESANTFKPDIDSQRDIRNGELSKVYVNISAFFIYNDCCCTRITHIISMDHNTLPDTTDETLRVMTAQKMLNVANLRNVLTRNMPTRYAVL is encoded by the exons atgaataaaggATATATTAAGATTGCTTTGGCACTTTTGAGTGTTGCAGgatatatgcaaaatataGCATTTGCAATCGAGCATGCTGCAGCCACCACTTc ttcaaatgaaaaatttgaaCAATTATCTTTAAGAGTTAAACAAGCTAAAGAAGCTCAACAAGCTAAAGAAGCTCAACAAGCCAAAGAAGCTGAAGAAGCTAAAGAAGCAGCATATGTTATGGACGAAGCTTTAAATATTGCAAAAAAACATGCTGAAGATTTAGATGGTTACGAGCTATATTATGAGAAAAATAGGGGAACACGTCTATATTTTAAGAAAGTAAACAATACTGACGTTGGAAGGCTTGATCTTATAATCCCCAAACCCAATAGT TATGATGCTGTAGTAGACATTCTATGGGATCCCAATGGCGAAAAGAAATTCGATGCTTCATTCATTGAag gaTTAACTTCTAAAATATACGGCCTCGATTTCATAATTAGACAGAACCGTTACAAAAGTGCTATTCAATCATGGAAAACATATTATCATGCATTAGCCAAGAAAGTTGAA ttATCAGAAGACCAAACTGCAATAGTCTTTGTTTCATCAAATATGAATGATCATGATGGTGGAAACAATAGTGAATATGTAAATCCTATCGTAGAAAGTGCTAACACATTCAAGCCTGATATTGATTCTCAAAGAGACATTAGAAATGGAGAATTATCCAAAGTGTATGTTAACATATCagcatttttcatttataatgACTGTTGTTGCACTAGGATTACCCATATCATCTCT ATGGATCATAATACTCTTCCCGATACCACAGACGAAACTCTTAGAGTAATGACCGCccaaaaaatgttaaatgTTGCCAACCTAAGGAATGTTCTTACAAGGAATATGCCTACTAGATATGCCGTcctttaa
- a CDS encoding fam-c protein: MNKSIYSLVTVVSYILLIVAIQCFINNGDLNKYVKKNKDVHNEYEINSINGNNNENFRYRSLSEYYIENDYTFGSTTIEEISRNRESKCFDWFDCLNCFNCFNLLGCCKRFNIFKRNKKSRKSLNVKESFPKVTLLVSNIPHEFPVQDEEHRNFLLKLKKRFENHPSNLKKKIEDYPSNLKKKIEDYPSNLKKKIKKNFKN; the protein is encoded by the exons ATgaataaaagtatatatagttTAGTTACCGTTGTTTCCTATATCCTTTTGATTGTAGCAATACaatgttttataaacaat GgcgatttaaataaatatgtcaagaaaaataaagatgtGCACAatgaatatgaaataaacagtataaatggaaataataatgaaaattttagaTATAGAAGTCTTTCagaatattatatagaaaatgattACACTTTCGGTTCTACTACGATTGAAGAAATTTCACGTAATAGAGAGTCTAAATGTTTTGATTGGTTTGATTGTTTGAATTGttttaattgttttaatttgttaGGTTGTTGTAAAcgttttaatatatttaaaagaaataaaaaaagtagaaAATCTTTAAATGTCAAAGAATCTTTTCCTAAAGTAACATTACTGGTATCAAATATTCCGCATGAATTTCCTGTACAAGATGAAGAACATCGcaactttttattaaaattaaaaaaaagattcGAGAATCATCcttcaaatttaaaaaaaaaaatcgagGATTACCcttcaaatttaaaaaaaaaaatcgagGATTACCcttcaaatttaaaaaaaaaaataaaaaaaaactttaaaAACTAA
- a CDS encoding CIR protein: MDKHKNINNGLKDANLRNMCEFYALFNHICNTIADYKTNGAKSNSLFQKSVNCLNKHRPLYENIYKCNPYLDLLGKLKNIYADCRDSVIKKETGNNLYQQLQKRTTTNKNDSYFAKSFEAFKLNNLRCKPKNKLLCTRQIKENYEVYYF; encoded by the exons atggataaacat aaaaatataaataatggtTTAAAAGATGCTAATCTTAGGAACATGTGTGAATTTTATGCGTTATTTAatcatatatgtaatacAATTGCAGATTATAAAACAAACGGTGCTAAAAGTAATAgtctttttcaaaaatcTGTCAATTGTCTTAATAAACATAGACCcctttatgaaaatatttataaatgcaATCCATATCTGGATTTATTAggcaaattaaaaaatatatatgccgATTGCAGAGATTCAGTTATTAAGAAGGAAACTggtaataatttatatcagCAGCTTCAAAAACGTACAACGACAAATAAAAACGATTCGTATTTTGCGAAAAGCTTTGAAGCATTTAAGCTCAATAATCTAAGGTGTaaaccaaaaaataaa CTATTATGTACAAGgcaaataaaagaaaattatgaagtgtactatttttaa
- a CDS encoding lysophospholipase, putative produces MEGIESNNDELRSTALSKLDGNPKTDWFCNKNGLLLKTYGWLVTNAIGIILLIHGFKSHARLTFMRINLKMPNNNEGIIVDTDNYYIYKDSWIEKFNQSGYSVYALDLQGHGESQSLGNLRGDINCFDDIVDDVIQYMNQIQDEISNDDQTDYEIPNDNQTDDDISSDDQTDYEISNDDQTDYEIPNDNQTDDDISSDNQTGDEYHDIVPTKKKRLPMYIIGHSMGGNIALRILQLLGKAKENNINSGDANNYKNCNSILDNSTNINEIGNDVNNYNDYDSDNSCASTSATTNAITSASDKHEGYYNYLDKLNIKGCVSLSGMIIIKTFLNDESNSFKNVYLPIIDHMSNFMPHALIPSEFRFKISKYASNIYKHDKFRNNNGIKFKCMSELIKATITLDSDINYMPTDIPLLFVHSSDDSVCYYKGSVLFHGKAKVKKKNIYIVDDMNHDITIEPGNEEILKTIIDWISNLRSNDEGEIENG; encoded by the coding sequence ATGGAAGGAATTGAATCCAATAATGATGAATTAAGAAGTACTGCACTAAGTAAATTAGATGGCAATCCTAAGACAGATTGGTtctgtaataaaaatggtttacttttaaaaacatatggGTGGCTAGTTACAAATGCTATAGGAATTATATTGCTAATTCATGGATTCAAATCTCATGCTCGATTAACTTTTATGagaataaatttaaaaatgccAAATAACAATGAAGGCATAATAGTAGATACTGATAAttactatatttataaagatAGTTGGattgaaaaatttaatcaAAGTGGTTATTCAGTATATGCACTAGATTTGCAAGGACATGGCGAATCACAATCATTGGGAAATTTAAGAGGCGATATTAATTGCTTTGATGATATAGTTGATGATGTAATACAATATATGAATCAAATTCAAGATGAAATTTCAAATGATGATCAAACGGATTATGAAATTCCAAATGATAATCAAACGGATGATGATATCTCAAGTGATGATCAAACGGATTATGAAATTTCAAATGACGATCAAACGGATTATGAAATTCCAAATGATAATCAAACGGATGATGATATCTCAAGTGATAATCAAACAGGTGATGAATATCATGATATAGTACcaaccaaaaaaaaaaggcttcctatgtatattattggGCACTCGATGGGAGGAAATATTGCTTTAAGAATATTACAATTATTAGGGAAagcaaaagaaaataacaTTAATTCTGGAGATGCAAATAACTACAAAAACTGTAACAGCATATTAGACAATTCTactaatattaatgaaattGGCAATGATgtgaataattataatgattATGATTCCGATAATTCCTGTGCTAGTACCTCTGCTACGACAAATGCTATTACTAGCGCCAGTGATAAACATGAAGGAtactataattatttagataaattaaatattaaaggTTGCGTATCTTTATCTggtatgataataataaaaacatttttgaaTGATGAAAGCAATTCATTTAAGAATGTTTATTTGCCTATAATAGATCACATGTCTAATTTCATGCCTCATGCACTAATTCCATCAGAATTTCGCTTTAAAATATCCAAATATGCttctaatatatataagcatGATAAATTtcgaaataataatggaataaaatttaagtGTATGTCTGAACTAATAAAAGCAACGATCACGTTGGACAGtgatattaattatatgccAACAGATAttcctttattatttgtgcATTCAAGCGATGACAGTGtttgttattataaagGATCAGTATTGTTTCATGGTAAAGcaaaagttaaaaaaaaaaatatatatattg